A window from Lampris incognitus isolate fLamInc1 chromosome 5, fLamInc1.hap2, whole genome shotgun sequence encodes these proteins:
- the crtac1a gene encoding cartilage acidic protein 1a, whose product MWGSNLFFLLGLWYQSLAHGFEPMFKAVTDRVLPPDTVHNPTQLNYGMAVTDVDGDGDLEVVVAGYNGPNLVLKYDRSLSKLVNIAVDDRNSPFYALRDTAGNAIGVTACDVDGDGREEIYFLNTNNAYSGQATYSDKLFKFRNGHFEDLLSDDINVRHGVANRMAGRSVACVDRKGTGRYGVYVANYARGSIGPHALIEMDEAASDVAKGIIALSDVAAKVGVNKLTGGRGVTVGPILSQTMSDVFCDNENGPNFLFKNNGDGTFVDMAKQTGVEDQYQHGRGVALADFNGDRKTDIVYGNWNGPHRLFLQGGDSKFRNIATAEFAAPSPIRTAITADFDNDKELEVFFNNIAYMGNAPNRLFRVSRRADSDPLIQKLNVGEAEEPQGRGTGGTVTDFDGDGQLDLVLTHGESASQPISVFKVTQGSTNNWLRVIPRTQFGSFARGAKVTVFTNQSGAHMRIIDGGSGYLCEMEPVAHFGLGNDEVTVLEVSWPDGSSIARTLQSGEMNSVVEVAYPKDGEISALSNDTQCGQGFAVTNGRCEGI is encoded by the exons ATGTGGGGTTCAAATCTGTTCTTCCTCCTGGGACTCTGGTACCAGTCGCTTGCCCATGGTTTTGAGCCCATGTTTAAGGCGGTAACAGACAGGGTCCTTCCCCCTGACACCGTGCACAACCCTACACAGCTCAATTATGGCATGGCTGTCACGGATGTAGATGGTGATGGAGACCTGGAAGTAGTGGTGGCTGG TTACAACGGACCCAATCTGGTGTTGAAGTATGATCGTAGTCTGAGCAAGTTGGTGAACATCGCGGTGGATGACCGCAACTCTCCATTCTATGCCCTGAGGGACACAGCAGGAAATGCCATTGGAGTCACTGCGTGTGATGTGGATGGAGATGGGAGAGAGGAGATCTACTTCCTCAACACAAACAATGCTTACTCTG GGCAGGCCACCTACTCAGACAAACTCTTCAAGTTCCGCAATGGCCACTTTGAAGATCTTTTGAGTGACGATATCAATGTGCGCCATGGCGTGGCTAATCGCATGGCAGGACGTTCTGTGGCTTGTGTGGATAGGAAG GGTACAGGGCGTTATGGAGTCTATGTGGCAAACTACGCCAGGGGCAGCATTGGTCCCCATGCCCTCATAGAAATGGATGAGGCAGCCAGTGATGTGGCTAAGGGCATTATTGCTTTGTCTGACGTAGCAGCCAAGGTTGGAGTCAATAAGCTCACAG GTGGGCGGGGTGTGACAGTTGGACCAATCCTGAGCCAAACCATGTCTGACGTGTTCTGTGACAATGAGAATGGACCCAACTTCCTGTTCAAGAATAACGGGGACGGGACTTTTGTTGACATGGCCAAGCAGACAG GTGTGGAAGACCAGTACCAACATGGCAGAGGAGTCGCTCTGGCTGACTTCAATggtgatagaaagacagacatagTCTACGGGAACTGGAATGGCCCACACAGACTTTTCCTGCAGGGCGGCGATAGCAAGTTCCGG AACATTGCCACTGCAGAATTTGCCGCCCCTTCCCCCATTCGCACTGCGATCACTGCTGACTTTGATAATGACAAGGAGCTGGAAGTGTTCTTCAACAACATTGCCTACATGGGAAACGCTCCCAACAGACTCTTCAG GGTGTCAAGGAGAGCTGACTCAGACCCCTTGATCCAAAAGCTGAATGTTGGAGAAGCTGAGGAGCCTCAGGGGCGTGGCACAG GTGGCACTGTGACAGACTTTGATGGTGATGGACAGCTGGACTTAGTGCTCACACATGGCGAGAGTGCTTCCCAACCCATTTCTGTCTTCAAGgttacacag GGTTCAACCAATAACTGGCTGCGTGTAATCCCTCGCACACAGTTTGGCTCTTTTGCCCGTGGTGCCAAGGTCACAGTCTTTACCAATCAGAGTGGCGCTCACATGCGCATCATTGATGGAGGCTCCGGGTACCTGTGTGAAATGGAACCAGTCGCCCACTTTGGATTAG GAAATGATGAAGTAACTGTACTGGAGGTGTCCTGGCCAGATGGCAGCTCAATCGCCCGAACTCTTCAGTCTGGTGAAATGAACTCGGTGGTGGAAGTAGCCTATCCAAAAGACGGGGAAATATCTGCTCTGAGCAATGATACACAG TGCGGTCAAGGGTTTGCTGTCACAAATGGTCGCTGTGAAG GTATTTGA
- the golga7ba gene encoding golgin A7 family, member Ba, with translation MATEFHNLQELRHSASLANKVFIQRDYSEGTTCRFQTKFPSELESRIERTLFEDTVKTLNNYYAEAEKIGGQSYLEGCLACATAYLIFLCMETCYEKVLKKIARYIQEQNEKIYAPRGLLITDPIERGMRVIEISIYEDRGSSGSSSGSSSTSGSTAR, from the exons ATGGCGACGGAG TTCCATAATCTGCAGGAGCTGAGGCACAGTGCCTCATTGGCCAACAAGGTCTTCATCCAAAGAGACTACAGCGAGGGGACCACCTGCAGGTTTCAGACCAAGTTCCCATCTGAACTAGAAAGCAGA ATTGAGCGTACACTGTTTGAGGACACCGTGAAGACCCTGAATAACTACTATGCAGAGGCAGAGAAGATCGGGGGCCAGTCCTATCTGGAGGGATGTCTGGCCTGTGCTACTGCCTACCTCATCTTCCTCTGCATGGAGACATGCTACGAGAAG GTATTGAAGAAGATAGCCAGGTACATTCAGGAGCAGAACGAGAAGATCTATGCACCCAGGGGTCTGCTCATCACAGACCCCATTGAGAGGGGAATGCGAGTC ATTGAGATTTCCATCTATGAGGACCGCGGATCCAGTGGCTCCAGCTCAGGCAGCAGCTCTACATCTGGTAGCACAGCTCGATGA